A DNA window from Malus domestica chromosome 12, GDT2T_hap1 contains the following coding sequences:
- the LOC103449667 gene encoding E3 ubiquitin-protein ligase SINAT2, whose amino-acid sequence MAITKSETGSNSMLSKTTPGLGGKHGLYSTNGVHELLECPVCTNLMYPPIHQCPNGHTVCSDCKIRVHNCCPTCRYELGDIRCLALEKVAESLELPCRYQSLGCHDIFPYYSKLKHEQHCRFRLYNCPYAGSECSITGDIPTLVAHLKEDHKVDMHDGCTFNHRYVKANPNEVENATWMLTVFNCFGRQFCLHFEAFQLGMAPVYMAFLRFMGDDIEAKKFSYSLEVGANGRKLIWQGIPRSIRDSHRKVRDSQDGLIIQRNLALYFSGGDRQELKLRITGRIWKEE is encoded by the exons ATGGCAATCACAAAGTCAGAGACAGGTAGTAATAGTATGCTTAGTAAGACTACCCCTGGTTTGGGTGGAAAGCATGGTCTTTATTCAACCAATGGTGTGCATGAGTTGCTTGAGTGCCCTGTCTGCACGAATTTGATGTACCCTCCTATTCATCAG TGTCCTAATGGCCACACAGTATGTTCGGACTGCAAGATAAGGGTGCACAATTGTTGCCCCACTTGCCGCTATGAGCTTGGTGATATAAGGTGTTTGGCTTTGGAGAAAGTTGCTGAATCATTGGAACTTCCATGCAGATACCAGAGTTTAGGATGTCATGATATTTTTCCTTACTACAGCAAACTCAAACATGAACAACACTGTCGATTTCGTCTATATAATTGCCCTTATGCTGGATCTGAGTGCTCTATTACAGGTGACATCCCCACTCTCGTTGCACATCTTAAAGAGGATCACAAGGTTGACATGCATGATGGGTGCACCTTCAACCATAGATATGTTAAAGCGAACCCAAATGAAGTTGAAAACGCAACTTGGATGCTTACt GTCTTCAATTGTTTCGGAAGACAATTCTGTTTGCACTTTGAGGCTTTCCAGTTAGGAATGGCTCCAGTCTACATGGCCTTTTTACGATTCATGGGTGATGATATTGAGGCTAAGAAATTCAGCTATAGTTTGGAAGTTGGTGCAAATGGCCGTAAGCTAATATGGCAAGGGATCCCTAGGAGTATCCGCGACAGTCATAGAAAAGTCCGTGACAGCCAGGATGGACTCATTATTCAGAGGAATCTGGCTCTCTATTTCTCAGGTGGGGATAGGCAAGAACTAAAGTTGAGGATTACTGGCCGTATATGGAAAGAAGAATGA
- the LOC103413569 gene encoding gamma-tubulin complex component 3-like, with the protein MEEEDQQKAADLIKELVIRLRSQSPNSESHLLTPNSPEFQSSLRYAFRLISSRLTPSVAPDAAAIAQSIKRRLATQGRSSQALTFADLYTKFASKTGPGSVNNKWAVVYLLKIVSEDRKNGKTQLDSSVLLPNLGLNDAESGKESRVLVGRENKEKGWNNGVLLVSKDPENLREIAFREFVNLIKEENEVSEEVLVRDVLYACQGIDGKYVKFDSSADGYALSDLIKVPRATRIMVRKLCELGWLFRKVKGYISESMDGFPSDNVGTVGQAFCAALQDELSDYYKLLAVLEAQSMNPIPLVSETASSENYLSLRRLSVWFAEPMVKMRLMAVLVDKCRVLRGGAMAGAIHLHAQHGDPLVHEFMGRLLRRVCSPLFEMVRSWVLEGELEDVFAEFFVVGQPVKAESLWREGYMLHAGMLPSFISQSLAQRILRTGKSINFLRVCCEDRGWADAATEAAAAAGTTTRRWGLGYGETDALESLVDGAAKRVDKHLLDVIYNQYKFKEHCLAIKRYLLLGQGDFVQYLMDIVGPELSEPANTISSFQLAGLLETAIRASNAQYDDRDILDRLKVKMMPHGTGDRGWDVFSLEYDARVPLVTVFTESVMTKYLRIFNFLWKLRRVEHALIGIWKTMKPNCITSRSFMKLPNAVKLQLLSTLRRYQVLWDEMNHFVSNLQYYIMFEVLEVSWSNFLNEMDVAKDLDDLLAAHEKYLHSILEKSLLGERSQTLYDSLFALFDLILKFRSHADRLSEGINELQARTMESSLPSRDKSKAKKRSNDRSSEPGSWISEGRKALTQRAGEFLRNMGQDLDALSKEYSSLLEDFISKLPMQQHVDLKFLLFRLDFTEFYSQLHPST; encoded by the exons ATGGAGGAAGAAGACCAGCAAAAAGCTGCAGATCTGATCAAGGAGCTCGTCATCCGCCTCCGCTCCCAAAGTCCCAATTCCGAATCTCACCTGCTGACTCCAAACTCCCCGGAATTCCAGAGCTCGCTCCGCTACGCTTTCCGCTTGATCTCCAGCCGATTAACTCCGTCCGTGGCTCCCGACGCCGCCGCCATAGCCCAGTCCATCAAGCGCCGCCTCGCCACCCAAGGTAGGTCCTCGCAGGCCCTCACTTTCGCCGACCTTTATACCAAATTCGCGTCGAAAACCGGCCCGGGGAGTGTAAATAACAAATGGGCAGTCGTTTATTTGCTCAAAATTGTGTCGGAGGATCGGAAAAATGGGAAAACCCAGTTGGATTCTTCGGTTTTGTTGCCCAATTTGGGGTTAAATGATGCCGAATCGGGGAAGGAGTCAAGGGTTTTGGTGGGTAGGGAGAATAAGGAAAAGGGTTGGAACAATGGGGTATTGTTGGTTTCTAAAGACCCGGAAAATCTCCGCGAAATTGCTTTTAGGGAGTTTGTGAATTTGATTAAAGAAGAGAATGAGGTTTCTGAAGAGGTTTTGGTGAGAGATGTGTTGTATGCCTGTCAAGGAATTGATGGCAAGTACGTGAAATTTGATAGTAGTGCTGATGGTTATGCTTTATCGGATTTGATTAAGGTGCCTAGAGCAACCCGCATTATGGTTCGGAAGCTTTGTGAATTGGGGTGGTTGTTTAGGAAGGTTAAAGGGTATATTTCAGAGAGTATGGATGGGTTTCCATCTGACAATGTTGGAACCGTTGGGCAGGCCTTTTGTGCTGCGTTACAAGATGAGCTCTCCGATTACTATAAGTTGTTGGCTGTTCTTGAAGCGCAGTCAATGAATCCAATTCCTTTGGTTTCAGAGACTGCGAGCTCAGAGAATTATCTTTCTCTGAGGAGATTGTCTGTTTGGTTTGCGGAGCCAATGGTGAAAATGAGGTTAATGGCTGTTTTGGTTGATAAATGTAGGGTTTTAAGGGGTGGGGCAATGGCTGGGGCTATTCATTTACATGCCCAGCATGGTGACCCATTGGTGCACGAGTTCATGGGACGCTTACTTCGGAGGGTATGCTCTCCACTATTTGAGATGGTTAGGAGTTGGGTTTTGGAAGGGGAGTTAGAAGATGTTTTTGCAGAATTCTTTGTAGTGGGTCAGCCAGTGAAAGCTGAGTCTCTTTGGAGGGAAGGTTACATGCTCCATGCCGGAATGCTTCCTTCTTTTATTTCTCAATCGCTTGCTCAACGCATTCTGAGGACAGGCAAGTCAATCAATTTCCTTCGTGTCTGTTGTGAGGATCGTGGTTGGGCTGATGCTGCAACAGAAGCTGCAGCTGCTGCTGGTACCACGACAAGAAGATGGGGTCTTGGATATGGTGAAACTGATGCTCTTGAGTCTTTGGTTGATGGAGCAGCAAAGAGAGTTGATAAGCATTTGTTGGATGTTATTTACAACCAGTACAAGTTCAAGGAGCACTGTCTTGCTATAAAGCGGTATTTACTCCTCGGACAGGGTGACTTTGTTCAGTATCTAATGGATATAGTTGGGCCAGAGCTTTCTGAACCTGCTAACACAATAAGCTCTTTTCAGCTAGCTGGGTTGCTGGAAACTGCAATTCGAGCATCTAATGCTCAGTATGATGATCGTGACATATTGGATAGGTTGAAGGTAAAGATGATGCCACATGGAACCGGAGATAGGGGCTGGGATGTGTTCTCATTGGAATATGATGCAAGGGTTCCTTTAGTTACTGTTTTTACAGAATCTGTGATGACAAAgtatttaagaatttttaatttcttatggaAGCTTCGGCGAGTAGAGCATGCCCTTATTGGTATTTGGAAGACAATGAAGCCAAATTGTATCACTTCACGTTCATTTATGAAGCTCCCGAATGCAGTTAAGTTGCAGTTGCTTTCAACTTTGAGACGATACCAGGTTCTTTGGGATGAGATGAATCATTTTGTCTCAAACTTGCAATACTATATTATGTTTGAAGTCTTGGAGGTGTCTTGGTCCAattttttgaatgaaatggatgTGGCTAAGGACCTCGATGATCTACTTGCCGCTCATGAAAAGTACCTCCATTCGATTTTGGAGAAATCCCTCCTTGGAGAACGTTCCCAAACCCTTTATGATTCACTCTTTGCCTTGTTTGATCTTATATTGAAATTCCGAAGTCATGCAGATCGATTGTCTGAAGGGATTAATGAGTTGCAAGCCAG AACCATGGAATCCTCTTTACCCTCTCGAGACAAGAGTAAAGCAAAAAAGCGATCAAATGATAGGTCGTCAGAGCCTGGATCCTGGATTAGTGAAGGCAGGAAAGCCCTCACGCAACGTGCTGGTGAATTTCTTCGGAATATGGGACAAGATTTAGATGCACTATcaaaagaatattcatcattGCTTGAGGATTTTATTTCTAAGTTGCCCATGCAGCAACATGTTGATTTAAAGTTCCTCCTGTTTCGGCTGGACTTCACTGAGTTTTATAGCCAGTTGCATCCTAGTACGTAG